The Burkholderia pyrrocinia genome includes a region encoding these proteins:
- a CDS encoding MFS transporter, translating to MPTQPSTPAASLALQDKAHDAHASHDSRAQRYLQLLLLVIAAGAIYPMLYLRQVYQPTMLQFFRIDDVQLGYLYSSLGTIFLVSYLPSGWLADRLSPRWLICFSLLATGVLGLVYATGPSFDMLVLIFGGWGLTTGLTFWAAVIKRVNMIAGSDEQGRFFGLLDGGRGLVEALLATIAITLFAYVTQAHGGTDAAGFRLVVHLYAFFCIALGVLLALVKDPARAGDRAAATKRRAGNALADLKTLAAIPELWLVAAIVFCGYQVFWATYSFSAYLHEGNFGLSATAAGFITTLKLWMRPVGGIGGGFLGDRISKVSVLFWALVLAALSLVGLIAAPPHSPQAMLVVLVLFIGILTYAVRGLYWSLLDDCKVPTHCAGLAIGLISVLGYSPDVFVPLINGYVTQTYPGAHGYQLYFGYIAAVALCGAGAAAFLKVRLNRIKESA from the coding sequence ATGCCGACCCAACCGTCGACGCCCGCCGCGTCACTCGCGTTGCAAGACAAAGCGCACGACGCACACGCGTCGCACGACTCGCGCGCGCAGCGCTACCTGCAACTGCTGCTGCTCGTGATCGCCGCGGGCGCAATCTACCCGATGCTGTACCTGCGGCAGGTGTACCAGCCGACCATGCTGCAGTTCTTCCGTATCGACGACGTGCAGCTCGGCTACCTGTACTCGTCGCTCGGCACGATCTTCCTCGTCAGCTACCTGCCGAGCGGCTGGCTCGCCGATCGGCTGTCGCCGCGCTGGCTGATCTGCTTCTCGCTGCTCGCGACGGGCGTGCTCGGGCTCGTCTATGCGACCGGGCCATCGTTCGACATGCTGGTGCTGATCTTCGGCGGCTGGGGGCTGACCACCGGCCTCACGTTCTGGGCAGCCGTGATCAAGCGCGTGAACATGATCGCGGGCTCCGACGAACAGGGCCGCTTCTTCGGCCTGCTCGACGGCGGCCGCGGGCTCGTCGAGGCGCTGCTCGCGACGATCGCGATCACGCTGTTCGCATACGTGACGCAAGCGCACGGCGGCACCGACGCGGCCGGCTTCAGGCTCGTCGTGCACCTGTACGCGTTCTTCTGCATCGCGCTCGGCGTGCTGCTTGCGCTGGTGAAAGACCCGGCGCGCGCGGGCGACCGTGCAGCGGCCACGAAGCGCCGCGCCGGCAATGCGCTGGCCGACCTGAAGACGCTCGCGGCAATCCCCGAGCTGTGGCTCGTCGCGGCGATCGTGTTCTGCGGCTACCAGGTGTTCTGGGCAACCTACAGCTTCTCGGCGTACCTGCACGAAGGCAATTTCGGGCTCAGCGCGACGGCGGCCGGCTTCATCACGACGCTCAAGCTGTGGATGCGCCCCGTCGGCGGCATCGGCGGCGGTTTCCTCGGCGACCGCATCTCGAAGGTCTCCGTGCTGTTCTGGGCGCTCGTGCTCGCGGCGCTGTCGCTCGTCGGGCTGATCGCCGCACCGCCGCACAGCCCGCAGGCGATGCTCGTCGTGCTCGTGCTGTTCATCGGCATCCTCACCTACGCGGTTCGCGGCCTGTACTGGTCGCTGCTCGACGACTGCAAGGTGCCGACGCATTGCGCCGGCCTCGCGATCGGCCTGATCTCGGTGCTCGGTTATTCGCCCGACGTGTTCGTGCCGCTGATCAACGGCTACGTGACGCAAACCTACCCCGGCGCGCACGGCTACCAGCTCTATTTCGGCTACATCGCGGCCGTCGCGCTCTGCGGCGCGGGCGCCGCCGCGTTCCTCAAAGTCCGCCTCAACCGAATCAAGGAGTCCGCATGA
- a CDS encoding mandelate racemase/muconate lactonizing enzyme family protein has product MKIVSLETHIVAVPPPHIGGMYWIFVKLKTDDGIEGVGEIYSATFHPKAMGPIIDDVFDRYLLNHDPHHVERLFRQTYSSGFTQRPDLTMMGVVSGLEMACWDIIGKAAGKPVYELLGGKIHERLRSYTYLYPKNAKGEYDYDDPDLAAECAAENVKLGFTAVKFDPAGPYTAYSGHQLSLEVLDRCELFCRKVREAVGSKADLLFGTHGQMVPSSAIRLAKRLEKYDPLWFEEPVPPGQEEAIAEVAKHTSIPIATGERLTTKYEFHKLLQAGGASILQLNVARVGGLLEAKKIATLAEVHYAQIAPHLYNGPVGAAASIQLATCTPNFLIQESIMTWGGFHSDVVKTPIRWEDGYIIPSNEPGLGIELDMDVVRRHTPYTGERLHLQMGETPVDVKNLAPAKG; this is encoded by the coding sequence ATGAAGATCGTTTCGCTCGAAACCCATATCGTCGCCGTGCCGCCGCCGCATATCGGCGGGATGTACTGGATCTTCGTGAAGCTGAAGACCGACGACGGGATCGAAGGCGTCGGCGAGATCTATTCCGCGACCTTCCACCCGAAGGCGATGGGCCCGATCATCGACGACGTGTTCGACCGCTACCTGCTGAACCACGACCCGCACCACGTCGAGCGGCTGTTCCGCCAGACCTATTCGAGCGGCTTCACGCAGCGGCCAGACCTGACGATGATGGGCGTCGTCAGCGGCCTCGAGATGGCATGCTGGGACATCATCGGCAAGGCCGCGGGCAAGCCCGTGTACGAACTGCTCGGCGGGAAAATCCACGAGCGGCTGCGCTCGTACACGTACCTGTACCCGAAGAACGCGAAGGGCGAGTACGACTACGACGACCCCGATCTCGCCGCCGAATGCGCGGCCGAGAACGTGAAGCTCGGCTTCACGGCCGTCAAGTTCGACCCCGCCGGCCCGTACACCGCTTACTCCGGCCACCAGTTGTCGCTCGAAGTGCTCGACCGCTGCGAGCTGTTCTGCCGCAAGGTGCGCGAGGCCGTCGGCAGCAAGGCCGACCTGCTGTTCGGCACGCACGGGCAGATGGTGCCCTCGTCGGCGATCAGGCTTGCGAAGCGGCTCGAGAAATACGACCCGCTGTGGTTCGAGGAACCCGTGCCGCCCGGGCAGGAAGAAGCGATCGCCGAAGTCGCGAAGCACACGTCGATTCCGATCGCGACCGGCGAGCGCCTGACGACCAAGTACGAATTCCACAAGCTGCTGCAGGCGGGCGGCGCGTCGATCCTGCAACTGAACGTCGCACGCGTGGGCGGCCTGCTCGAAGCGAAGAAGATCGCGACGCTCGCCGAAGTGCACTACGCGCAGATCGCGCCGCACCTGTACAACGGGCCGGTCGGCGCGGCCGCGAGCATCCAGCTCGCGACCTGCACGCCGAACTTCCTGATCCAGGAAAGCATCATGACGTGGGGCGGCTTTCATTCGGACGTCGTGAAGACGCCGATCCGCTGGGAAGACGGCTACATCATCCCGTCGAACGAGCCGGGCCTCGGGATCGAGCTCGACATGGACGTCGTGCGCCGTCACACGCCCTACACGGGCGAACGGCTGCACCTGCAGATGGGCGAGACGCCCGTCGACGTGAAGAATCTCGCTCCCGCGAAGGGCTGA
- a CDS encoding GMC family oxidoreductase, producing MTYDYIIVGAGSAGCILANRLSESGRHSVLLLEAGERDASFWFKVPVGFTKTYYNRRYNWMYYSEPEAQLAGRKLYCPRGKVVGGSGSINAMVYVRGQRSDYDDWANAGNPGWAYDDVLSYFRKLETHAAGATDPQHHGATGPIHITSMKADVHPIVHEFLKGCGQLNLPRTDDFNGAQFEGAGIYDLNTKHGERCSSSFAYLRPALGRANLTLRSGVLVRRVTFDGTRATGVVVAGEHGDESLVAACEVILAAGAVDTPKLLQLSGVGDPALLARHRVPLVQALPAVGRNLQDHLCVSFYFKANRPTLNDEMGTLLGKLKIGLRYLLTKRGPLAMSVNQAGGFFRGSGDVPEPNLQLYFNPLSYRIPKSDRASIKPEPYSGFLIAFNPCRPTSRGTIEIASNRAEEAAKIRINALTTQKDLDEAVQGSKMIRSLMRAPALKSMTVGEISPGPQVDSDEAMLQYFREQSGSIYHLCGSCAMGPDAATSVVDASLRVHGLQALRIVDASVFPNITSGNINAPTMMVAEKGADLILADALRGDATDVQSGQREAIAH from the coding sequence ATGACCTACGACTACATCATCGTCGGCGCGGGCTCGGCCGGCTGCATCCTCGCGAACCGCCTGAGCGAATCGGGCCGGCACTCGGTGCTGCTGCTCGAAGCGGGCGAGCGCGACGCGTCGTTCTGGTTCAAGGTGCCGGTCGGCTTCACGAAGACCTACTACAACCGCCGCTACAACTGGATGTACTACAGCGAGCCCGAAGCGCAGCTCGCCGGGCGCAAACTGTACTGCCCGCGCGGCAAGGTGGTCGGCGGGTCGGGCTCGATCAATGCGATGGTCTACGTGCGCGGCCAGCGCAGCGACTACGACGACTGGGCGAACGCCGGCAATCCGGGCTGGGCATACGACGACGTGCTGTCGTACTTCCGCAAGCTCGAAACCCACGCGGCCGGCGCAACCGATCCGCAGCATCACGGCGCGACGGGGCCGATCCACATCACGTCGATGAAGGCCGACGTGCATCCGATCGTCCACGAGTTCCTGAAGGGCTGCGGGCAGCTGAACCTGCCGCGCACCGACGACTTCAACGGCGCGCAGTTCGAAGGTGCAGGCATCTACGACCTGAACACGAAGCACGGCGAGCGCTGTTCGAGCAGCTTCGCGTACCTGCGGCCCGCACTGGGCCGCGCGAACCTCACGCTGCGCTCGGGCGTGCTCGTGCGGCGCGTGACGTTCGACGGCACGCGCGCGACCGGCGTGGTCGTGGCGGGCGAGCATGGCGATGAATCGCTCGTCGCCGCGTGCGAAGTGATTCTCGCGGCCGGCGCGGTCGATACGCCGAAGCTGCTGCAACTGTCGGGCGTCGGCGATCCGGCGCTGCTCGCGCGCCATCGCGTGCCGCTCGTGCAGGCGCTGCCGGCGGTCGGCCGCAACCTGCAGGACCACCTGTGCGTGAGCTTCTACTTCAAGGCGAACCGGCCGACGCTGAACGACGAGATGGGCACGCTGCTCGGCAAGCTGAAGATCGGATTGCGCTACCTGCTGACGAAGCGCGGCCCGCTCGCGATGAGCGTGAACCAGGCCGGCGGCTTTTTCCGCGGCTCGGGCGACGTACCGGAGCCGAACCTGCAGCTCTACTTCAACCCGCTGTCGTACCGGATTCCGAAGAGCGACCGCGCGAGCATCAAGCCCGAGCCGTATTCGGGCTTCCTGATCGCGTTCAACCCGTGCCGGCCGACAAGCCGCGGCACGATCGAGATCGCGTCGAACCGCGCGGAAGAGGCGGCGAAGATCCGCATCAACGCGCTGACCACGCAAAAGGATCTCGACGAGGCCGTGCAAGGCAGCAAGATGATCCGTTCGCTGATGCGCGCGCCGGCGCTGAAGTCGATGACCGTCGGGGAAATCTCGCCGGGCCCGCAGGTCGACTCCGACGAAGCGATGCTGCAGTACTTCCGCGAGCAGTCGGGTTCGATCTACCACCTGTGCGGATCGTGCGCGATGGGGCCCGATGCGGCGACGTCGGTCGTCGATGCGTCGCTGCGCGTGCACGGGTTGCAGGCGCTGCGGATCGTCGATGCGTCGGTGTTTCCGAACATCACGTCGGGCAACATCAACGCGCCGACGATGATGGTCGCGGAGAAAGGCGCGGATCTGATTCTGGCGGATGCGTTGCGCGGCGACGCGACCGACGTGCAGTCCGGCCAACGGGAAGCTATCGCGCACTGA
- a CDS encoding LysR family transcriptional regulator — protein MNWDDTRIFLAIYRERSLRGAARVVGLDQATVGRRLAALERALGATLFLRTSVGYVPTAVGEVALRNAEKMEQSAIDLVRQTQGVDRRLAGDVRVTTTDTIGLEFVMGAIRNLHDEHPDVRVLLNTSTQVENLAKREADIAIRTIKPDNPDLLTRRLAAWPTGLYASADYLERYGEPVPGTGFDGHDVVCFLPHLQMHGLLTMVGEPVRAGRIVSGLNSNLMLRAAVRAGLGLGELPVPIAERDGLVRVWPACTGARPYEVWMVTHKDLRHTARMSAMIDHIVQVFGDAPAQRRTKDGAPR, from the coding sequence TTGAACTGGGATGACACCCGGATTTTTCTTGCCATCTACCGGGAACGCAGCCTGCGCGGCGCTGCGCGGGTCGTGGGGCTCGACCAGGCGACGGTCGGCAGGCGGCTCGCGGCGCTCGAGCGCGCGCTTGGCGCAACGCTGTTTCTGCGCACGTCCGTCGGGTACGTGCCGACTGCGGTGGGCGAGGTGGCGCTGCGGAACGCGGAGAAGATGGAGCAATCGGCGATCGATCTCGTGCGGCAGACCCAGGGCGTCGACCGGCGCCTCGCGGGCGACGTGCGCGTGACGACGACCGATACGATCGGGCTCGAGTTCGTGATGGGGGCGATCCGCAACCTGCACGACGAGCATCCGGATGTGCGCGTGCTGCTCAACACGTCGACGCAGGTAGAGAACCTCGCGAAGCGCGAGGCCGACATCGCGATCCGGACGATCAAGCCCGACAATCCCGATCTGCTCACGCGCCGGCTCGCCGCCTGGCCGACGGGGCTATACGCATCGGCGGACTATCTGGAACGGTACGGCGAGCCGGTGCCCGGCACCGGCTTCGATGGTCACGACGTCGTGTGCTTCCTGCCGCACCTGCAGATGCACGGACTGCTCACGATGGTTGGCGAGCCGGTCCGCGCGGGACGGATCGTGTCGGGGCTGAATTCGAACCTGATGCTGCGCGCCGCGGTGCGCGCCGGGCTCGGGCTCGGCGAGCTCCCGGTGCCGATCGCGGAGCGCGACGGGCTGGTGCGCGTGTGGCCGGCCTGTACCGGTGCGCGTCCTTACGAAGTCTGGATGGTGACGCACAAGGACTTGCGGCATACCGCACGCATGAGCGCGATGATCGATCACATCGTGCAGGTGTTCGGCGACGCGCCGGCGCAGCGCCGAACGAAAGACGGCGCACCGCGATGA
- a CDS encoding NAD(P)H-quinone oxidoreductase, which translates to MSDTRSPLPADMAAVEITRPGGPEVLATTRRPVPRPNADEVLIRIHAAGVNGPDVLQRKGFYSPPPGASDIPGLEIAGEVVAIGEAVRGFVPGDRVSALVTGGGYAEYAVAHHLATMKLPPGLDMIEAAAMPETFMTVWLNLIQRGRLQAGESVLIHGGASGIGTAATMIAKAMGASTVITTVGSEAHRAASLRLGADHAVHYREQDFVAEVDAITAGKGVDVILDIIAGDYVARNYRAAAMNGRILQVSALNGPAKELDVWPMMTKRLTHIGSTLRSRSPEEKGAIIAELERHLWPHVEAGTVRPQVFRTFPLEDTRDAHVLIDSGVHIGKIVLTTAAHRAA; encoded by the coding sequence ATGTCCGATACACGCTCCCCCCTTCCCGCCGACATGGCGGCAGTCGAAATCACCCGCCCCGGCGGCCCCGAAGTCCTGGCGACGACACGGCGCCCCGTGCCGCGGCCGAACGCCGACGAAGTGCTGATCCGGATCCACGCCGCCGGCGTGAACGGCCCGGACGTGCTGCAACGCAAGGGGTTCTACAGCCCGCCGCCCGGCGCGTCCGACATTCCGGGCCTCGAGATCGCGGGCGAAGTCGTCGCGATCGGCGAGGCCGTGCGCGGTTTCGTCCCGGGCGACCGGGTAAGCGCGCTGGTGACGGGCGGCGGTTATGCGGAATACGCGGTCGCCCATCATCTCGCGACGATGAAGCTGCCGCCCGGCCTCGACATGATCGAAGCCGCGGCGATGCCGGAAACGTTCATGACGGTCTGGCTGAACCTGATTCAGCGCGGGCGGCTGCAGGCGGGCGAATCGGTGCTGATCCACGGCGGCGCGTCGGGCATCGGCACCGCCGCGACGATGATCGCGAAGGCAATGGGCGCGTCGACCGTCATCACGACGGTCGGCTCGGAAGCGCATCGCGCCGCGAGCCTGCGGCTCGGCGCGGATCACGCGGTCCATTACCGCGAGCAGGATTTCGTCGCCGAAGTCGACGCCATCACCGCGGGCAAGGGCGTGGACGTGATCCTCGACATCATTGCGGGCGACTACGTGGCGCGCAATTACCGGGCCGCGGCAATGAACGGACGGATCCTGCAGGTCAGCGCGCTCAACGGGCCGGCGAAGGAGCTCGACGTGTGGCCGATGATGACCAAGCGCCTCACGCACATCGGTTCGACGCTGCGCTCGCGCTCGCCCGAGGAGAAGGGCGCGATCATCGCCGAACTCGAACGGCACCTGTGGCCGCACGTCGAGGCCGGCACGGTCAGGCCGCAGGTGTTTCGAACCTTCCCGCTCGAGGACACGCGCGACGCACACGTGCTGATCGATTCGGGCGTCCACATCGGCAAGATCGTGCTGACGACGGCCGCGCACCGCGCGGCCTGA